The proteins below are encoded in one region of Syntrophotalea carbinolica DSM 2380:
- a CDS encoding P-II family nitrogen regulator: MKKIECIIKPFKLEDVKEALADMGISGMTVSEVRGFGRQKGHTELYRGAEYQIDFIPKIKVELVIAAERVNEVVNIVRNAAQTGTIGDGKIFVYDIEQTVRIRTGETGPEAL, encoded by the coding sequence ATGAAAAAGATCGAATGCATCATCAAGCCTTTCAAACTGGAAGATGTCAAAGAGGCCCTGGCAGATATGGGAATCAGCGGCATGACGGTCAGCGAGGTGCGAGGCTTCGGACGGCAAAAAGGTCATACCGAACTGTATCGTGGGGCTGAGTATCAGATTGACTTTATTCCCAAAATCAAGGTGGAGCTGGTCATTGCCGCCGAACGTGTTAACGAGGTTGTTAACATCGTCCGGAACGCCGCTCAAACCGGGACCATCGGTGACGGTAAGATTTTTGTCTACGATATCGAGCAGACGGTTCGCATTCGTACCGGCGAAACCGGTCCGGAAGCCCTTTAA
- a CDS encoding ammonium transporter, which produces MKKWASILGAGLLLALPALGWAEDAPLTADAVQNNLNFVWTLIAAFMVFIMQAGFAMVEVGFTRAKNACNILMKNMMDFSAGAIGFWAVGFGLMFGTTNGFFGTTDFFFSGATGDAEAWNYAFWMFQTVFAATAATIISGAVAERTKFSAYLVYSVLVSAFVYPIFGSWAWGSLYNGSGWLEGLGFIDFAGSTVVHSMGGWLALAGAIVVGPRIGKFDKAGNVKPIPGHNIPLAALGVFILWFGWYGFNPGSTTVGDTSIALIAVTTTLAAAAGAITAMLATWLKYGKSDIGMTLNGALAGLVGITAGCANVSPLSAVIIGGIAGVLVLFSVLFFDKIKVDDPVGAVSVHGVCGAWGTLAAGLFDSAGFSLKTVGVQLTGIGACFVFAFGVGLIMFKLIDVVIGMRVSKEEEMAGLDYTEHGASAYPDFQTVRLGTVFAPGQENVNGPK; this is translated from the coding sequence ATGAAAAAGTGGGCAAGTATTTTGGGCGCCGGCCTGCTGCTGGCTTTACCGGCTCTGGGTTGGGCCGAAGACGCACCCCTCACCGCCGATGCGGTGCAGAACAACCTTAACTTTGTCTGGACGTTGATTGCCGCGTTCATGGTTTTCATCATGCAGGCCGGTTTTGCCATGGTGGAAGTCGGCTTCACCCGTGCTAAAAACGCCTGCAATATCCTGATGAAGAACATGATGGACTTCTCTGCCGGTGCCATCGGTTTCTGGGCGGTCGGTTTCGGCCTGATGTTCGGAACCACCAACGGTTTCTTCGGTACCACCGATTTCTTTTTTAGCGGTGCTACCGGTGATGCCGAAGCCTGGAACTACGCTTTCTGGATGTTTCAGACCGTGTTTGCCGCTACCGCAGCCACCATCATTTCCGGTGCCGTAGCCGAACGTACCAAGTTCAGCGCCTATCTGGTTTACTCGGTGCTGGTTTCGGCCTTTGTTTATCCCATTTTCGGCAGCTGGGCCTGGGGCAGCCTCTACAACGGCAGCGGCTGGCTCGAAGGTCTCGGCTTCATCGATTTCGCCGGCTCGACCGTGGTTCACTCCATGGGTGGCTGGCTTGCCTTGGCCGGCGCCATCGTCGTCGGTCCCCGTATCGGCAAGTTTGATAAAGCGGGCAACGTCAAGCCCATCCCCGGTCACAATATCCCGTTGGCCGCTCTGGGCGTATTCATCCTGTGGTTCGGCTGGTACGGTTTTAACCCCGGATCCACCACCGTCGGTGACACTTCCATAGCTTTGATTGCCGTAACCACCACCCTGGCCGCTGCTGCCGGTGCCATTACCGCCATGCTCGCCACCTGGCTGAAGTACGGCAAAAGCGATATCGGTATGACCTTGAACGGTGCCTTGGCCGGCCTGGTCGGCATTACCGCCGGTTGCGCCAACGTTAGCCCGCTGTCGGCTGTGATTATCGGCGGCATTGCCGGCGTACTGGTCCTCTTCTCGGTTCTGTTCTTCGACAAGATCAAGGTTGACGATCCGGTTGGTGCCGTTTCCGTTCATGGTGTTTGCGGCGCCTGGGGTACCCTCGCTGCCGGGCTGTTCGATAGCGCCGGCTTCTCCCTGAAGACCGTAGGCGTGCAGTTGACCGGTATCGGTGCCTGTTTCGTTTTCGCCTTCGGTGTCGGCCTGATCATGTTCAAACTGATCGATGTGGTTATCGGCATGCGCGTATCCAAGGAAGAAGAAATGGCCGGTCTCGATTACACCGAGCACGGTGCTTCGGCTTACCCCGATTTCCAGACTGTCCGTCTCGGTACGGTATTCGCCCCCGGTCAGGAAAATGTGAACGGTCCTAAATAA
- a CDS encoding TorF family putative porin: MMKRWSVSLLVAAVVAFGLVAQAGAAVIEVEGDAYVGVFDKYLWRGFDLSGGMPVAQAGADLSTHGFTLGYWSNLQLKGDDGLPAGEITETDIVVSYAHDFGDMLSVTVGDIWYQLEGIEDTNELFVNATVNTLLAPTVSMYYDWDAAEEDGLFFTFDVSHSLELMDSLTLNMGALVSYNLHSDYSIGDYSGFHNVEASISFDYALSDQFTISPSFVFSTPICSGAKDAIDTETLGGVTLTFAF; this comes from the coding sequence ATGATGAAAAGATGGAGTGTTTCGTTGTTGGTCGCCGCTGTTGTCGCTTTCGGCCTGGTTGCCCAGGCTGGCGCCGCAGTAATCGAAGTTGAAGGCGATGCCTATGTCGGTGTGTTTGATAAGTACCTGTGGCGCGGATTCGACCTCAGCGGCGGTATGCCGGTTGCTCAAGCCGGTGCCGACCTGTCGACCCACGGCTTTACTCTGGGCTATTGGAGCAACTTGCAGCTCAAAGGCGATGATGGATTGCCCGCTGGGGAAATTACCGAGACCGATATCGTTGTGAGCTACGCCCATGATTTCGGTGACATGCTTTCCGTAACCGTTGGTGATATCTGGTACCAGCTCGAAGGCATTGAGGACACCAACGAGTTGTTTGTCAATGCGACGGTCAATACTCTGCTGGCCCCGACTGTAAGCATGTACTACGATTGGGATGCTGCCGAAGAAGACGGCCTGTTCTTCACTTTCGATGTCAGCCATTCCCTCGAACTTATGGACAGCCTGACCTTGAACATGGGTGCCCTGGTTTCCTATAACCTGCATAGCGACTATTCGATTGGCGACTACAGCGGTTTCCATAATGTCGAAGCGAGCATCAGCTTCGATTATGCCCTGTCCGATCAGTTTACGATCAGCCCGTCTTTCGTGTTCTCGACTCCTATTTGTTCAGGGGCCAAAGATGCTATCGATACCGAAACCCTGGGTGGTGTAACCCTGACCTTCGCGTTTTAA
- a CDS encoding EI24 domain-containing protein has translation MAEGRRKGVLGEFYRGLAYVPRAVHFLRHHMGLLKYLVIPFIINVLTFSLAVFLGMKFFGRIVDGLPQGDAWYFVLLYGVLWVLAGLVAAILVFFTFTVIGNLIAAPFNGLLSERVEILLTGNLPDMPFTLKGVLRDTGRSLVVEAKKMLLFILVMALLLLLNLLPVVGTFLYAVCTLGLTLFFLAWEYLSFVHERKPMNFSRQWHYLMKRKTLLLGFSTGVLALLAIPFLQLLCIPFAVVAATLLWCEEQAGHRLSV, from the coding sequence ATGGCTGAAGGCCGCCGAAAGGGCGTATTGGGGGAGTTTTATCGTGGCTTGGCTTATGTTCCTCGGGCCGTGCATTTTTTGCGGCATCATATGGGATTATTGAAGTATCTGGTCATCCCTTTTATAATTAACGTCTTGACCTTTTCGCTGGCGGTTTTCCTCGGCATGAAATTTTTCGGTCGCATTGTCGACGGCCTGCCTCAAGGCGATGCCTGGTATTTTGTGCTGCTTTACGGCGTGTTGTGGGTGTTGGCCGGGCTGGTGGCTGCGATCCTGGTTTTTTTCACGTTTACCGTGATCGGCAACCTGATTGCCGCCCCGTTTAACGGCCTGCTGTCCGAGCGGGTGGAAATTTTGCTCACCGGCAACCTTCCGGATATGCCCTTTACCCTGAAAGGTGTTTTGCGCGATACCGGTCGCAGTCTTGTTGTCGAAGCCAAAAAAATGCTCCTGTTCATTCTCGTCATGGCGCTGCTGCTGTTGTTGAATCTGCTGCCTGTGGTCGGAACGTTTCTCTATGCCGTTTGCACCCTGGGTTTGACGCTGTTTTTTTTGGCCTGGGAATACCTCAGTTTCGTGCACGAGCGCAAACCGATGAATTTCTCCCGTCAGTGGCACTACCTTATGAAGCGTAAAACGCTTTTGCTCGGTTTTTCCACCGGCGTGCTGGCTTTGCTGGCCATCCCGTTTTTGCAGTTGTTGTGCATACCCTTTGCCGTGGTTGCGGCAACATTGCTGTGGTGCGAAGAGCAGGCCGGGCACCGACTTTCTGTATGA
- a CDS encoding class 1 fructose-bisphosphatase: MEASVGQAGKTKFQIDLRRYLREDGEDEGLIHLICEIAEASKYIVNSIRTGDLGVAGTSNLYGEEQLALDVLSDRILRKRLAKSGVVSNIVSEETNDIVFVAPHRTGNYSVSYDPLDGSSLVDVNLAVGTIVSIYKGSDLMQPGNKQAAALYILYGPRTTLVYTTGNGVHEFGMNQLMEYTLLRRNIRMESKASIYAPGGLRSLYTDGTDKFVRQLETNGVKLRYSGGLVPDINQMLMKGKGIFFYPHLQNAPQGKLRLLFELNPMAFLMEQAGGAASNGHQRILDLVPQQFDERSPFFCGCREDVELAETLIREEKQIR, translated from the coding sequence ATGGAAGCAAGTGTAGGACAAGCGGGTAAAACCAAATTTCAAATCGATCTGCGGCGGTATCTGCGGGAAGATGGTGAAGACGAGGGCCTTATTCACCTGATCTGCGAAATCGCGGAGGCCTCCAAATATATCGTCAATTCCATTCGCACCGGCGATCTCGGCGTGGCCGGTACGTCGAATCTCTACGGCGAGGAACAACTGGCGCTCGATGTGCTCTCGGATCGCATTCTGCGTAAACGGCTGGCCAAGTCGGGGGTGGTCAGCAATATCGTGTCGGAAGAAACCAACGATATCGTTTTTGTCGCTCCGCATCGCACGGGCAATTATTCGGTCTCTTACGATCCCCTGGATGGCTCGTCGCTGGTCGATGTCAATCTGGCAGTGGGGACGATTGTCTCCATTTATAAGGGCAGCGATCTTATGCAGCCGGGCAATAAGCAGGCCGCGGCGCTTTACATCCTTTACGGTCCCCGAACCACCCTGGTCTATACGACCGGCAACGGCGTGCATGAATTCGGCATGAATCAGTTGATGGAATATACGTTGTTGCGGCGCAATATTCGCATGGAGTCGAAAGCCTCTATTTATGCGCCTGGCGGGTTGCGCAGTCTGTATACGGACGGAACCGACAAGTTTGTCCGGCAATTGGAAACCAACGGCGTTAAGTTGCGATACAGCGGCGGACTGGTACCGGATATCAATCAGATGCTCATGAAGGGCAAGGGGATCTTTTTCTACCCCCATTTGCAAAACGCTCCCCAGGGTAAATTGCGTCTGCTGTTCGAACTCAATCCCATGGCGTTTTTGATGGAACAGGCCGGTGGCGCCGCTTCCAACGGTCACCAGCGCATTCTCGATTTGGTTCCGCAACAGTTCGATGAGCGCAGTCCTTTTTTCTGTGGCTGCCGGGAAGATGTGGAGTTGGCGGAAACGTTGATTCGGGAGGAAAAACAGATCCGTTAG
- a CDS encoding 2-oxoacid:acceptor oxidoreductase family protein, with protein sequence MSNRYEIRFSGAGGQGLITAGIILAEAASIVEDQYAVQSQSYGPEARGGASKSEVIISDAPIDYPKATLVDACLALTQEAADKYADTIKPGGLLLLDTDFVKKPPAGDFKIYRFPIINTAKNDIGRAIVANVVALGAMVALTGIVKRESGEKAVLRRVPEAFVELNKKAFNTGFEQVKALLD encoded by the coding sequence ATGTCCAATCGTTATGAAATACGCTTTTCCGGTGCCGGGGGACAGGGGCTTATCACGGCTGGGATTATCCTGGCGGAAGCCGCATCCATCGTAGAAGATCAGTATGCGGTTCAGTCCCAGAGCTACGGCCCCGAAGCGCGGGGAGGCGCCTCCAAATCGGAAGTTATCATTTCCGATGCACCCATCGATTACCCCAAAGCCACCCTGGTCGACGCCTGTCTGGCCCTCACCCAGGAAGCTGCCGACAAGTATGCGGACACCATCAAGCCGGGCGGGCTGTTGCTGCTGGATACCGACTTCGTCAAAAAGCCGCCTGCAGGCGACTTCAAGATTTACCGGTTCCCCATCATCAATACCGCCAAAAACGATATCGGACGCGCCATCGTTGCAAATGTGGTCGCCCTCGGCGCCATGGTCGCACTGACCGGCATCGTCAAACGTGAATCCGGCGAAAAAGCCGTATTGCGACGGGTTCCCGAGGCCTTTGTGGAACTCAACAAAAAAGCCTTCAACACAGGCTTCGAACAGGTTAAAGCCCTGCTCGACTGA
- a CDS encoding 2-oxoacid:ferredoxin oxidoreductase subunit beta, whose product MAFDYEKYLRPGKLPHIWCPGCGHGIILKGLLRAIDTCELDKDNTAIVSGIGCASRLPGYVDFNTLHTAHGRAAAFATGIKMAKPEMNVLVVGGDGDGVAIGGNHFIHACRRNIDMTYVICNNFIYGMTGGQFSPCTPTGDRASTTPYGNPDPVFDISKLAIGAGATFVARTTSFHATQIDKLIAEGIRHKGMAVIEVLDDCPTTYGRRNKFRSVVDMMKRFKELAVPVAKAATMAKEDLEGKIVTGILHREERPEYCEQYAEVVKRAQNL is encoded by the coding sequence ATGGCATTTGATTACGAAAAATATCTGCGCCCCGGAAAACTGCCCCATATCTGGTGTCCTGGCTGCGGCCACGGCATTATCCTCAAGGGGCTGTTGCGGGCTATCGATACCTGCGAACTGGACAAGGACAATACCGCTATCGTATCCGGCATCGGTTGTGCCAGTCGGCTGCCCGGTTATGTCGATTTCAATACGCTGCATACCGCTCATGGCCGTGCCGCGGCTTTCGCCACCGGCATCAAAATGGCCAAGCCGGAAATGAACGTGCTTGTGGTCGGCGGCGACGGCGACGGTGTCGCCATCGGCGGCAACCATTTCATCCATGCCTGCCGTCGCAATATCGATATGACCTACGTCATCTGCAACAACTTCATCTACGGCATGACGGGCGGGCAGTTCTCGCCCTGTACCCCCACCGGAGACCGGGCCTCGACCACGCCTTACGGCAATCCGGACCCGGTGTTCGACATCAGCAAGCTCGCCATCGGTGCCGGCGCCACCTTCGTTGCGCGAACCACCTCTTTCCATGCAACGCAGATCGACAAACTGATCGCCGAAGGCATCCGTCACAAAGGGATGGCGGTTATCGAAGTCCTTGACGATTGCCCCACCACCTACGGTCGCCGTAACAAGTTCCGGTCCGTCGTCGACATGATGAAACGCTTCAAGGAACTGGCCGTTCCGGTCGCCAAGGCAGCCACCATGGCCAAAGAAGACCTGGAAGGCAAAATCGTCACCGGCATCCTGCACCGCGAGGAGCGCCCGGAATATTGCGAACAATACGCCGAGGTCGTGAAGCGCGCTCAGAACCTCTAA